In Deltaproteobacteria bacterium, one DNA window encodes the following:
- a CDS encoding J domain-containing protein yields MYLAEQKIGKQTHYFIRESVKDGCFFRSRDLFCLGTNPASYIIYPGGNAFYIDDVVEDRLSDLGVRANQDDLEDIFWPFLNPRIRRLVDALKEKARARRKKVREKPKQDDVIRAQVSDFDKRRVHYFRFGGVEHNSIYRMPVALYRWAFEKSRDEIEQRFLNMERCLNPSEPKNYTFAIFDLERFFTESWARQVPQGLDQDKMEKHFLEEICRLDEDASFCSRNKKRACLHEHLIRYVIMFFDHDYAPDSFLEDYIRDFIDARRAWRAPPNKRSVSLEEASAIFGVKKDALKTMTKRGLLRLYRRVAKKMHPDTGGTNEAFVQLTEAYHELLRIKEGRPKWTRKQ; encoded by the coding sequence AGGAGCCGCGATCTTTTTTGTCTCGGTACGAACCCTGCCAGTTATATCATCTACCCTGGAGGAAATGCCTTTTACATTGACGACGTTGTGGAAGATAGGCTGTCCGACCTGGGGGTGAGGGCGAACCAGGATGATCTGGAAGATATATTCTGGCCTTTTCTCAACCCCAGAATCAGACGGCTTGTGGACGCCCTTAAGGAAAAAGCCAGGGCCAGACGAAAAAAGGTGCGTGAGAAGCCCAAGCAGGACGACGTAATTCGTGCGCAGGTCAGTGATTTTGACAAACGACGTGTCCATTATTTCCGGTTCGGAGGCGTGGAACACAACAGCATCTATCGCATGCCTGTCGCCCTTTACAGATGGGCCTTTGAAAAATCACGGGATGAGATCGAACAGCGTTTTTTGAACATGGAGCGTTGCCTCAACCCATCGGAACCCAAAAACTACACCTTCGCCATCTTTGACCTGGAGCGGTTTTTCACGGAAAGTTGGGCGAGACAAGTCCCTCAGGGATTAGACCAAGACAAGATGGAGAAACACTTTCTGGAAGAGATTTGCCGACTGGATGAAGATGCCTCTTTCTGTAGCAGAAACAAAAAACGTGCGTGCCTGCACGAACATCTGATTCGATACGTGATCATGTTTTTTGATCACGACTATGCGCCGGACAGTTTTTTGGAAGACTATATAAGGGATTTCATCGATGCCAGGAGGGCGTGGAGGGCGCCGCCAAACAAACGGTCCGTGAGTCTTGAGGAGGCAAGCGCTATATTTGGCGTCAAAAAGGACGCCCTTAAAACCATGACCAAACGCGGGCTGCTCCGCCTTTATCGCCGTGTGGCCAAAAAAATGCATCCAGACACGGGGGGGACCAACGAAGCCTTTGTCCAACTCACCGAGGCCTACCATGAACTCCTGAGAATCAAGGAGGGGAGACCAAAATGGACCAGAAAACAGTAG
- the ychF gene encoding redox-regulated ATPase YchF, which yields MKIGLIGLPNSGKTTVFNALTRADATVTAYTDCKAKPNLAVVDVIDDRITSLSKMYNPKKTVHATIELTDFVGLSQGSVKDGLFSSTSLALMKNSDALALVVRNFPDAAGDPPAPLEDIATIKDELLISDMIVAENRLERIEKAYKRGKKTNILEMEEKTLRDIVAHVSNDGWIRDLDLDGDQEKIIRGFQFLTQKPFMIILNSDETLFGNNQDILREIEKQNSVIEFAGTFEMELARLTDEDDVKLFMEDMGTQESARQRLTCLAYKTLGYISFFTVGSDEVRAWNIVHGNTAVKAAETIHTDLARGFIRAECFSCDDLMQCGSEKGVREDGHFHLEGKDYIVRDGDVMNIRFHV from the coding sequence ATGAAAATCGGATTAATTGGTTTGCCGAATTCGGGAAAAACAACGGTTTTTAATGCCCTGACAAGGGCCGATGCAACGGTCACCGCCTATACCGATTGCAAGGCGAAGCCGAACCTGGCGGTTGTCGATGTGATCGATGACAGGATCACCTCCCTTTCGAAAATGTACAACCCCAAAAAAACCGTTCATGCCACCATTGAATTGACTGATTTTGTGGGTCTGAGCCAGGGTTCTGTAAAAGATGGCCTCTTTTCCAGCACATCCCTGGCTCTCATGAAGAACTCGGACGCATTGGCCTTGGTGGTACGCAACTTTCCGGATGCCGCCGGCGATCCTCCAGCACCTCTGGAAGATATTGCAACTATCAAAGATGAGTTGTTGATTTCCGACATGATTGTTGCTGAAAATCGACTGGAACGGATTGAAAAGGCCTACAAAAGGGGTAAAAAAACCAACATTCTTGAAATGGAAGAAAAGACCCTACGAGACATTGTAGCGCATGTGAGCAACGATGGATGGATCAGGGATCTCGACCTGGACGGCGACCAGGAAAAAATTATCCGTGGATTTCAGTTCCTAACGCAAAAGCCGTTCATGATTATTCTGAACTCCGACGAAACGCTTTTCGGAAATAATCAGGATATCCTTAGGGAAATCGAAAAGCAAAACAGTGTGATAGAATTTGCAGGGACATTTGAGATGGAATTGGCCCGCCTGACGGATGAGGACGACGTTAAGCTCTTCATGGAGGATATGGGTACTCAGGAATCGGCGCGGCAACGTTTAACCTGCCTGGCCTATAAGACCCTGGGCTATATCAGCTTTTTCACGGTGGGCTCCGATGAAGTGCGGGCATGGAACATTGTCCATGGAAACACCGCTGTAAAGGCGGCCGAAACCATTCACACCGATCTGGCCCGTGGATTCATCCGGGCCGAATGTTTCTCCTGTGATGATTTGATGCAATGCGGATCTGAAAAGGGTGTTCGCGAAGATGGCCACTTCCACTTGGAAGGAAAGGATTACATAGTCCGGGACGGGGACGTCATGAACATCCGCTTTCATGTTTAG